A region of Nocardioides alkalitolerans DNA encodes the following proteins:
- a CDS encoding GAF domain-containing sensor histidine kinase: protein MSPRRPIAELVGSDELARVLDLLELVTSEADLDDALTAIVETACDLTGAAYGVLAVLDAEGRMRDFHFHGLEDHEVDAMGDLPEGRGVLAEVLAASHPMRLERVSGRPEAETAPPGHPEIDRFIGVPIRHAGRALGTLFLGDGPGPRPFTPTDEHVLEWLAERAAQVLALAEARARAERREEWLRVFQRSVELLEPPIDRGVALTRVAELVGWMFQARAVVLAHLVDDRIELVAEDPAADLPGKLGDLEAMRERLAPGTAVHTAVLAAFADRRARVSQTGRSLVVIVPFPLRLTERLVIGVVLRRDAHPPDQAELELLTSFAHQATTSIDRLEGLAERQELMVLADRERIARDLHDVVIQRLFATGLQLQGLRRHLPEGEQARFDVVVRDLDQTIRDIRSTIFELSRLRGRSLRAEVRQLVAEYAEPLGFRATVDLQGPLDTTVPDRVSDYLLATLREALSNVVRHAAATGVEVGLAVGADGVVLRVADDGRGLADPGVESGLVNVRRRARDLGGDVRITGAPGKGTTLEWVVPLPD from the coding sequence ATGTCTCCCCGGCGGCCCATCGCCGAGCTCGTCGGAAGCGACGAGCTGGCCCGCGTGCTCGACCTCCTCGAGCTCGTCACCTCCGAGGCGGACCTCGACGACGCGCTCACCGCGATCGTCGAGACGGCCTGCGACCTGACCGGCGCCGCCTACGGCGTGCTGGCCGTGCTCGACGCCGAGGGCCGCATGCGCGACTTCCACTTCCACGGCCTGGAGGACCACGAGGTCGACGCGATGGGCGACCTGCCCGAGGGGCGCGGCGTGCTCGCCGAGGTCCTCGCGGCGAGCCACCCGATGCGCCTGGAGCGGGTGAGCGGTCGTCCGGAGGCGGAGACGGCGCCGCCGGGCCACCCCGAGATCGATCGGTTCATCGGGGTGCCGATCCGGCACGCCGGGCGGGCGCTGGGCACGCTGTTCCTCGGCGACGGCCCGGGGCCTCGCCCGTTCACCCCCACCGACGAGCACGTGCTCGAGTGGCTGGCCGAGCGCGCCGCCCAGGTGCTCGCTCTCGCCGAGGCGCGCGCCCGCGCGGAGCGTCGCGAGGAGTGGCTGCGCGTGTTCCAGCGCTCCGTCGAGCTGCTGGAGCCCCCGATCGACCGGGGTGTGGCCCTCACGCGCGTCGCGGAGCTGGTCGGGTGGATGTTCCAGGCGCGGGCCGTCGTGCTCGCCCACCTCGTCGACGACCGCATCGAGCTCGTCGCCGAGGACCCCGCGGCCGACCTCCCGGGCAAGCTCGGCGACCTCGAAGCGATGCGCGAGCGGCTGGCGCCCGGCACCGCGGTGCACACCGCGGTCCTGGCGGCCTTCGCCGACCGGCGGGCGCGCGTGTCGCAGACGGGGCGTTCGCTCGTGGTCATCGTGCCCTTCCCCCTGCGGCTGACCGAGCGGCTCGTGATCGGCGTCGTGCTCCGCCGCGACGCGCACCCGCCCGACCAGGCCGAGCTCGAGCTGCTCACCTCCTTCGCCCACCAGGCCACGACCTCGATCGACCGCCTCGAGGGGCTCGCGGAGCGGCAGGAGCTCATGGTGCTCGCCGACCGCGAGCGCATCGCGCGCGACCTCCACGACGTCGTGATCCAGCGCCTCTTCGCGACCGGCCTGCAGCTGCAGGGCCTGCGGCGCCACCTGCCCGAGGGGGAGCAGGCCCGGTTCGACGTCGTCGTGCGCGACCTCGACCAGACCATCCGCGACATCCGCAGCACCATCTTCGAGCTCTCGCGGCTGCGCGGGCGCTCCCTGCGGGCGGAGGTGCGCCAGCTCGTGGCCGAGTACGCCGAGCCGCTCGGCTTCCGCGCCACCGTCGACCTCCAGGGCCCGCTCGACACGACCGTGCCCGACCGGGTCAGCGACTACCTGCTCGCGACGCTGCGCGAGGCGCTGTCCAACGTGGTGCGCCACGCGGCCGCGACCGGGGTGGAGGTCGGTCTCGCCGTGGGAGCTGACGGCGTGGTGCTGCGGGTCGCCGACGACGGGCGCGGGCTCGCCGACCCCGGGGTCGAGAGCGGGCTCGTCAACGTCCGGCGACGGGCGCGGGACCTCGGCGGCGACGTGCGCATCACCGGCGCACCCGGGAAGGGCACCACCCTCGAGTGGGTCGTGCCCCTCCCGGACTGA
- a CDS encoding acyl-CoA/acyl-ACP dehydrogenase has protein sequence MDFELDEEQQALREAARSLLSKRYADFETRRGTVADAPGFDRDTWSRMAEMGLLGLPFTEGDGGMGAGPVEVAVVAEEVGRVIAPEPFLTSVVLAGGLVAATGTAEQRAELLGGLASGESLVALAHAEPGARWTSTAAGVRAEQGDGGWRLTGVKEPVPQGAEADVLVVSAALPEGGTGLFTIAGDADGVTRNGYRAPDGSRAARVALDGAVATPLGEAGQDQATAIAAAYDGARVAAAQQAVGAMQVALETTAGYLNSREQFGVPLKRFQALTFRAADLYVAVELARSLALWAAMVHADPDTSAEERTTAATRAWAQASKAGRLVGQEAIQLHGGIGMTAEYSVGSYTAHLTTLDHLLGDARHHLARLAATVGDHAEVDPLG, from the coding sequence ATGGACTTCGAGCTCGACGAGGAGCAGCAGGCGCTGCGCGAGGCCGCGCGCAGCCTGCTCAGCAAGCGTTACGCGGACTTCGAGACGCGGCGGGGCACCGTCGCCGACGCCCCCGGCTTCGACCGCGACACGTGGTCGCGCATGGCGGAGATGGGCCTGCTCGGTCTCCCCTTCACGGAGGGCGACGGCGGGATGGGCGCCGGCCCGGTGGAGGTCGCCGTGGTGGCCGAGGAGGTCGGGCGCGTCATCGCCCCCGAGCCCTTCCTCACCTCCGTGGTCCTCGCCGGCGGCCTCGTGGCCGCGACCGGCACGGCCGAGCAGCGCGCGGAGCTGCTGGGCGGTCTCGCCTCGGGCGAGTCGCTGGTGGCTCTCGCCCACGCGGAGCCCGGCGCGCGGTGGACGTCGACCGCGGCCGGCGTGCGCGCCGAGCAGGGCGACGGCGGGTGGCGCCTGACGGGCGTGAAGGAGCCGGTGCCGCAGGGCGCCGAGGCCGACGTGCTCGTCGTGTCCGCCGCGCTGCCCGAGGGCGGCACCGGCCTGTTCACGATCGCCGGGGACGCCGACGGCGTGACCCGCAACGGCTACCGGGCGCCGGACGGCTCCCGCGCCGCGCGCGTCGCGCTCGACGGTGCGGTCGCGACGCCGCTCGGCGAGGCCGGTCAGGACCAGGCGACCGCCATCGCCGCGGCGTACGACGGCGCCCGCGTCGCCGCCGCGCAGCAGGCGGTCGGCGCGATGCAGGTCGCGCTCGAGACGACGGCGGGGTACCTGAACAGCCGCGAGCAGTTCGGCGTGCCGCTCAAGCGCTTCCAGGCGCTGACGTTCCGGGCGGCCGACCTGTACGTCGCGGTGGAGCTCGCCCGCAGCCTCGCGCTGTGGGCCGCCATGGTGCACGCCGACCCCGACACGTCGGCCGAGGAGCGCACCACCGCCGCCACCCGGGCGTGGGCACAGGCCTCGAAGGCAGGCCGGCTGGTCGGCCAGGAGGCCATCCAGCTGCACGGCGGCATCGGCATGACGGCGGAGTACAGCGTGGGCAGCTACACCGCCCACCTCACGACGCTCGACCACCTGCTGGGCGACGCCCGCCACCACCTGGCCCGCCTCGCCGCCACGGTCGGGGACCACGCCGAGGTCGACCCGCTGGGCTGA
- a CDS encoding acyl-CoA dehydrogenase family protein has translation MRLQLSEEDEAFRAELRTFFTTEVDEGVRATVRDRGELTKDQIVATHRTLNAAGLAVPHWPVEWGGKDWSPLRRHLWHEEMQRACVPPPLAFNASMIGPVIAAFGTQEQKERFLPPTANVDIFWSQGFSEPGAGSDLASLRTAAVRDGDDWIVNGQKTWTTLGQWGDWIFTLVRTNPDVKKQAGISMLLIDMRSPGVEVRPIELIDGGHEVNEVWFTDVRVPGENLVGEVDSGWTQAKFLLGNERVGVAPVGATKRVLAQAKEWAAATRSGDGTLLDDPHVAVRIAELENELMALELTALRVVANSADGKPHPASSVLKLRGTELQQAVSELVVDLAGPGALAFGTGEADSDLPVWARRSTPTYLNLRKASIYGGSNEVQRQIIAGTILGL, from the coding sequence ATGCGGCTGCAGCTGTCGGAGGAGGACGAGGCGTTCCGCGCCGAGCTCCGCACGTTCTTCACCACCGAGGTGGACGAGGGCGTCCGGGCCACGGTGCGCGATCGCGGCGAGCTGACGAAGGACCAGATCGTCGCGACCCACCGCACGCTCAACGCGGCCGGCCTGGCGGTCCCCCACTGGCCGGTGGAGTGGGGCGGCAAGGACTGGAGCCCCCTGCGCCGCCACCTGTGGCACGAGGAGATGCAGCGCGCCTGCGTGCCGCCGCCGCTCGCCTTCAACGCCTCGATGATCGGGCCGGTGATCGCCGCCTTCGGCACCCAGGAGCAGAAGGAGCGCTTCCTGCCGCCGACCGCCAACGTCGACATCTTCTGGAGCCAGGGCTTCTCCGAGCCCGGCGCCGGCTCCGACCTCGCCTCGCTGCGCACGGCGGCCGTGCGCGACGGCGACGACTGGATCGTCAACGGCCAGAAGACCTGGACGACGCTCGGCCAGTGGGGCGACTGGATCTTCACGCTCGTGCGCACCAACCCCGACGTGAAGAAGCAGGCCGGCATCTCGATGCTGCTGATTGACATGCGCTCGCCCGGCGTCGAGGTGCGCCCCATCGAGCTGATCGACGGCGGCCACGAGGTCAACGAGGTGTGGTTCACCGACGTCCGCGTCCCGGGTGAGAACCTCGTCGGCGAGGTGGACTCGGGCTGGACGCAGGCGAAGTTCCTGCTGGGCAACGAGCGCGTCGGCGTCGCGCCGGTCGGCGCGACGAAGCGGGTGCTGGCCCAGGCCAAGGAGTGGGCGGCCGCCACGCGGTCGGGGGACGGCACGCTCCTCGACGACCCCCACGTCGCGGTGCGCATCGCCGAGCTCGAGAACGAGCTGATGGCCCTCGAGCTGACCGCGCTCCGCGTGGTCGCCAACTCCGCCGACGGCAAGCCCCACCCGGCGAGCTCCGTGCTCAAGCTGCGCGGCACCGAGCTGCAGCAGGCGGTCTCCGAGCTGGTCGTCGACCTGGCCGGGCCCGGCGCCCTGGCGTTCGGCACCGGCGAGGCCGACAGCGACCTGCCCGTGTGGGCGCGGCGCAGCACGCCGACCTACCTGAACCTCCGGAAGGCGTCGATCTACGGCGGCTCCAACGAGGTGCAGCGCCAGATCATCGCCGGCACCATCCTGGGTCTGTAG
- a CDS encoding manganese efflux pump MntP family protein, whose product MTIAEIFVLAFALAMDAVAVSVAQGMRMRHPRWRDALLLAGAFGVFQAVMPLGGWVLSFWFAGVVSAVAPWIAFALLAVLGGMMLREAFSDDEDDAAEGSDPAVAGGTPGARVATYVPVTLAVVLPLAVATSIDAAAVGVTFGVLSLGVGEVLVAVAIIGVVTAALSLAAVFVGARVGERLGQWAEIVGGVILLLIGLRILLDHLGVLG is encoded by the coding sequence ATGACCATCGCCGAGATCTTCGTCCTCGCCTTCGCCCTCGCCATGGACGCCGTCGCGGTGTCCGTCGCCCAAGGCATGCGCATGCGCCACCCCCGCTGGCGCGACGCCCTCCTCCTCGCCGGCGCGTTCGGCGTGTTCCAGGCCGTCATGCCCCTCGGCGGGTGGGTGCTGTCCTTCTGGTTCGCCGGCGTCGTCAGCGCCGTCGCCCCGTGGATCGCCTTCGCCCTCCTCGCCGTGCTCGGCGGCATGATGCTCCGCGAGGCGTTCTCCGACGACGAGGACGACGCCGCCGAGGGGTCCGACCCGGCGGTCGCCGGGGGTACGCCGGGCGCGCGCGTCGCGACGTACGTCCCGGTCACGCTCGCCGTGGTCCTCCCGCTCGCGGTCGCGACCTCGATCGACGCCGCCGCCGTCGGCGTGACCTTCGGCGTGCTCAGCCTCGGCGTGGGCGAGGTGCTCGTGGCCGTCGCGATCATCGGCGTCGTCACCGCCGCGCTCTCGCTCGCGGCCGTCTTCGTTGGTGCCCGCGTCGGCGAGCGGCTCGGCCAGTGGGCCGAGATCGTCGGCGGCGTGATCCTGCTGCTGATCGGCCTGCGTATCCTGCTCGACCACCTCGGCGTGCTGGGCTGA
- a CDS encoding wax ester/triacylglycerol synthase family O-acyltransferase, whose amino-acid sequence MTERLRSRDMTILATDSTTTPLHNTTLEIFDPGDSGFDHPRLVELIADRISFVPRYRQRILTVPGSVANPVWVDDQRFDLGYHVRRSAIPRPGGMSELLELVARIVSRPLDRSRPLWEVYFVEGLADGRVAVLSKSHQMLVDGVETVDIGQVLLDAQPEPKVMEADEWHARRRPTNPALVVDAVRESLTSSATVLATARTAGDAVARGTLGLRRRLTGVAGPFARLGGPLAAPPPVAESPITPATLSQQRRVVGVRTSLADHRRVREVHGGTVNDVVLATVAGALRTWLMARDQRFGPSRRVRALVPMSVIDDELEATSLGTQIQGHLVDLPIGEPSPVVRLHQVSYSFKAHSETGRAVAANRLAGIAGFAPTTFHALGSRVALAELRSKRFQLTVTNVPGPQFPLYAAGARMVETYPVPPLLPRHALAIGVTSYDGHVHYGVTGDRDAIADLELFGQCLTDALDELVDTTTESRRRAPRGRAAARGRASGAGSGTDRGTGAGR is encoded by the coding sequence GTGACCGAGCGTCTGAGGTCCCGGGACATGACCATCCTGGCCACCGACTCCACCACGACCCCGCTCCACAACACGACGCTCGAGATCTTCGACCCCGGCGACTCGGGCTTCGACCACCCGCGGCTCGTCGAGCTGATCGCCGACCGGATCTCCTTCGTGCCGCGCTACCGGCAGCGCATCCTGACCGTCCCCGGGTCGGTGGCCAACCCGGTCTGGGTGGACGACCAGCGCTTCGACCTCGGCTACCACGTGCGTCGCTCCGCGATCCCGCGTCCGGGCGGGATGTCCGAGCTCCTCGAGCTGGTCGCCCGCATCGTGTCGCGCCCGCTCGACCGGTCGCGTCCGCTGTGGGAGGTCTACTTCGTCGAGGGCCTGGCCGACGGTCGGGTCGCGGTGCTCTCGAAGTCCCACCAGATGCTCGTCGACGGGGTGGAGACCGTCGACATCGGCCAGGTGCTGCTCGACGCCCAGCCGGAACCGAAGGTGATGGAGGCCGACGAGTGGCACGCGCGCCGTCGCCCCACCAACCCGGCCCTCGTCGTCGACGCCGTGCGCGAGTCGTTGACGTCGAGCGCCACGGTGCTCGCGACGGCCCGCACGGCGGGGGACGCGGTCGCCCGCGGCACGCTCGGCCTACGACGGCGGCTCACCGGTGTCGCCGGGCCGTTCGCACGCCTCGGCGGCCCCCTGGCCGCCCCGCCGCCGGTCGCCGAGTCGCCCATCACCCCCGCCACGCTCAGCCAGCAACGCCGGGTCGTCGGGGTCCGCACGAGCCTCGCCGACCACCGGCGCGTGCGCGAGGTGCACGGCGGCACGGTCAACGACGTGGTGCTCGCGACGGTCGCCGGCGCGCTCCGCACGTGGCTGATGGCCCGGGACCAGCGGTTCGGCCCGTCGCGCCGGGTGCGCGCACTGGTGCCCATGTCGGTCATCGACGACGAGCTCGAGGCGACCTCCCTCGGCACCCAGATCCAGGGCCACCTCGTGGACCTGCCGATCGGGGAGCCGAGCCCGGTCGTCCGGCTCCACCAGGTGTCGTACTCGTTCAAGGCCCACAGCGAGACCGGCCGCGCGGTCGCGGCGAACCGGCTGGCCGGCATCGCCGGGTTCGCCCCGACGACCTTCCACGCCCTCGGGTCCCGGGTGGCGCTCGCGGAGCTGCGCAGCAAGCGGTTCCAGCTGACGGTGACCAACGTGCCGGGCCCGCAGTTCCCGCTCTACGCGGCGGGCGCGCGGATGGTGGAGACCTACCCGGTGCCGCCGCTGCTCCCGCGGCACGCGCTCGCGATCGGGGTGACGTCCTACGACGGCCACGTCCACTACGGCGTGACCGGCGACCGCGACGCGATCGCCGATCTCGAGCTGTTCGGCCAGTGCCTCACCGACGCGCTCGACGAGCTGGTCGACACCACCACCGAGTCCCGTCGCCGTGCCCCCCGGGGCCGCGCCGCCGCTCGCGGTCGCGCCAGCGGAGCGGGGTCGGGCACCGATCGAGGGACGGGGGCCGGTCGATGA